GCTGATTCAAGAGAAGAATCGCTTTCCTCTATTCCTCCGCCTGGAAGTGAAAAACCTCTTTCAGTTTGAACAACTGCAAATTTTTTTGGATTTGTGTTTGTATATACTATCCCAACAACTCCAGTATAATTTTTTATTTTATAGTTCATAGTTAAAATTAAATTATATAATTATTATAAGTATAATTTTTGTATAATACAAAAAAATCCTAATAATTGGAATTTCATATTTTTATTTTTTTATAAGTTGTGTGTTAATGGTCAATAGCTAAAAACCGATAGTTGAAGGTTAGAATTGTCTATTACTTCCTACTATTATATTTAATTTATCATCAGCAATAGTTATCTCTACTGGAGTATTTATTATTTGATTATTATCTATTATAAGTGGAGTAGATTCACCCTTTGAATTAATAAGTAATCTATCAGTTGTAAATAAACTATGTTTTAAATTTTTTTTCATAAACCCCCCGCAGTTTTCTATAAATATTTCTAATATTCCATCTGTTGGGTTTGATTGTTTTAATTCTTGGTTTGTGTCAAAACTTAAATTTTTTATTATTATTTTATTTTTTGGGAGAGCTTTTATTGTAAAACTGTCTATTTTCATTTCAATATTATCTGAGTTTTCTATTATGATAGAATTTAGGAAGTATTTTTTGTTTATTTTTCCTATATCAAGTTTTTTTATTATTCTTCCGCTTAATATATTGCAAGCAAGTTCCCCATAAGGTATGCCAAGTATTTGTGCAAATTTACTTCCCTTATCTATTGGTATGTATGCGATAGTGATTTTTTGGTCAATTATATTTTCTAGTATAGAGCTAAGGGTTGAGTCATTTCCAACAACCACAACTGTATGAGCTCCTTTTTCTATTTCTTCATTTATGAATTGTTTTATATTTTTTAGTATATTTAGTTTGAGTATTTTCCCCTTTATATCAAGATCAATAATTCTGCTTTCTATTTTATCAAGTAGTTTTCGGTATTTGTTTTCTTTTAGACAAGAATCGTATATGTATATATACATGGTTTTTAAATAAATAGTTTAAATAACTTATAGTATAATTATTCTGAAATTTCTTCTTTTTCTAATTTTTGTTTTCTATTTATTCTTTCCATATTTGTGTCTGGATTTATACTTAGTTTTCCATTTATTCTACATCCAGACTCCATTGCAATGGATTTTGCCTCTATATCGCCTTTTATTTCCGCTGTCTTTGCTACATCAAGAGATTCATCTACCTTGATGTTGCCGGTTAATTTTCCAGATATAAACGCACTTCCAGCACGAAGATCGGCATTTATTTCAGATTTGTCGCCTACTAGAACGTGTCCATCTGTTGTAAGATTGCCATTTAACTTGCCTTCTATTACTACATTTCCATGTCCATTAAATTCACCTTCTACAACAACAGATTCACCTATTACAGTTTCTGTATTTTTTATATTTTGAATACCTTCTTTTTTAAACATAAGATATTTATTAATTTTTAATTTAGAAGCTTTTGATAGCTTAATAGTATGATAATTTTAGTTTTTTATGAAGAATAAGTCAATGTTTCTATTTTTACTAAAAGTTAAGGCTCTTTCAGAGAAAGAGCCTTTTGTATTGTGACTAATTTTTATATTTGAGGAACATCCAAAATATCCTCAATATTTGGTCCAGTTTTTACTCTGGTTATTGGAATATCAAGACAGCTTTGAATTTTTTTTATAAATTTTTGGGCTAGCTTTGGTAAGTCGTCCCAATTATTTATTCCAGTTATATCTGTGTCATCAAATTCAAAGTCCTCGTATATTGTTTCTACTTTGGAAAGAATATCTGGAATAACACTAGGCGCTGTTTCAAAACGTTCTCCGTCCACAATGTAATGTGTGCAGATTTTGATTCTACCCATTTTGTAGAGTGTGTCAAAGCACGTCATTGTAATTTCATCTATACCAGATATTGTAATGGCATACTTTATGAGTGGAATGTCAGTCCAACCGCATCTTCTTGGTCTACCGGTAGTAGCTCCAAATTCTTTACCTATCGTTCTAAGGAGTTCTTCTATTTCACCACCTATTTCAGTTGGGAATGGTCCACCGCCAACTCTTGTTGTATAAGCTTTCATTACGCCGATAACATATATGTCTTTGGTGCTTATGCCACAACTTGGACCTATTATTCCGGGATGAATTGGAAAACTTGTCACATATGGATAGGTTCCGTTTAACGGATCAAGAAGAAGTCCTTGTGCTCCTTCAAAAAGTATGGTTTTACCTTGTTTTTGAAGTTCAGAAACATATGTGTTTGGAATTATATATTGTCTTACCTCTTCTGCTTGCGACTTCATTTTATTGAATACTGTTTCTGGATCCACTTCTTTTGCGCCCAAGGATATAAGAATGGGATTTATGCTTTTTGCAAGATCATAAATCTTTTCTTTTAAGACTTTGGTGTTACATAGATCCTGTATTATGAGAGCATTTCGAAAAGCTCTGTTTGCGTAGGCATATCCTATTCCGTTTTTAGTTGTACCTATTTTTTTTCCGCTATTTTCAGATTCATTTTCTTTTGCAATGTCGAGAGCAATTTCGAAATCTGTCACTAATGTGGCTGTATTATAAATATGAAGCCTCCCCTTTAGATAAATGTCCAAGTTTTCTAGGGCGTTTATCTCATTAATGAGGCTATCTAGATTTATAACGCAACCTCCAGCTATTATACAA
This is a stretch of genomic DNA from Patescibacteria group bacterium. It encodes these proteins:
- a CDS encoding diacylglycerol kinase family protein, with the translated sequence MYIYIYDSCLKENKYRKLLDKIESRIIDLDIKGKILKLNILKNIKQFINEEIEKGAHTVVVVGNDSTLSSILENIIDQKITIAYIPIDKGSKFAQILGIPYGELACNILSGRIIKKLDIGKINKKYFLNSIIIENSDNIEMKIDSFTIKALPKNKIIIKNLSFDTNQELKQSNPTDGILEIFIENCGGFMKKNLKHSLFTTDRLLINSKGESTPLIIDNNQIINTPVEITIADDKLNIIVGSNRQF
- a CDS encoding polymer-forming cytoskeletal protein is translated as MFKKEGIQNIKNTETVIGESVVVEGEFNGHGNVVIEGKLNGNLTTDGHVLVGDKSEINADLRAGSAFISGKLTGNIKVDESLDVAKTAEIKGDIEAKSIAMESGCRINGKLSINPDTNMERINRKQKLEKEEISE
- a CDS encoding adenylosuccinate synthase yields the protein MKYKQLAIIDFIWGDNGKGIISYTDAIPYDVVIRFQGGSNAGHTIYANNRKYVLHIIPCGALYPDKICIIAGGCVINLDSLINEINALENLDIYLKGRLHIYNTATLVTDFEIALDIAKENESENSGKKIGTTKNGIGYAYANRAFRNALIIQDLCNTKVLKEKIYDLAKSINPILISLGAKEVDPETVFNKMKSQAEEVRQYIIPNTYVSELQKQGKTILFEGAQGLLLDPLNGTYPYVTSFPIHPGIIGPSCGISTKDIYVIGVMKAYTTRVGGGPFPTEIGGEIEELLRTIGKEFGATTGRPRRCGWTDIPLIKYAITISGIDEITMTCFDTLYKMGRIKICTHYIVDGERFETAPSVIPDILSKVETIYEDFEFDDTDITGINNWDDLPKLAQKFIKKIQSCLDIPITRVKTGPNIEDILDVPQI